A genomic window from Aquila chrysaetos chrysaetos chromosome 9, bAquChr1.4, whole genome shotgun sequence includes:
- the NCSTN gene encoding nicastrin, producing the protein MAAAGRAWGSRGMEAAVGSCRAQLPAWWGLLLAVLAAGSCQGNSVERKIYIPLNKTAPCVRLLNATHQIGCQSSISGDTGVIHVVEKEEDLNWVLVDGPHPPYMILLDGNLFNRRVMLQLKGTSRVSGLAVAISKPSPPQGFSPGLKCPNDGFGVYSKDYGPQFAHCNKTVWNPVGSGLSYEDFDFPIFLLEDANETQVIKQCYQDHNVPRDGSGPEYPLCAMQLFSHMHAVTSTVTCMRRSSLQSTFSINPEVVCDPLLDYNVWSTLQPINSSGKVDPEKEVVIVATRIDSHSFFWNIAPGAESAVSSFVTHLAAAEALHKASDVHLLQRNIMFTFFQGETFDYIGSSRMVYDMEKDKFPLRLDNIHSFVELNQVALRNDSILWMHTDPVSRMNESVEVQVRNLLDILSNSSVGANVTLQEAGYSQPLPPSSFQRFLRARHIPGVVLTDHKTAFQNRYYQSMYDTSENIRMQYPKGLSPEETLEYVTDTAKSLAEVATVVARALYQLAGGANNTSAIQADPKTVSRMLYGFLIKMNNSWFQSIIKPDIKGILGDVPQHYIAVSSPVNTTYLVQYVLANLTGTVVNLTKEECLNPEKTPNSEKELYEYAWVQGSLEPNSTSRVPYCVRSTVHLSKALSPAFELRQWGSTEYSTWTESRWKEIHARIFLVASKELEIITLVVGIAILIFSLIATYFINAKADVLFSIPRDPGAVAY; encoded by the exons atggcggcggcggggagagccTGGGGCAGCCGGGGGATggaggctgctgtggggagctgCCGAGCCCAGCTCCCGGCATGGTGGGGGCTGCTTCTCGCCGTGCTGGCAGCGG GCTCCTGCCAGGGGAATTCTGTCGAGAGGAAGATCTACATCCCCCTGAACAAAACGGCACCGTGTGTTCGCCTCCTGAATGCCACCCACCAGATCGGCTGCCAGT CCTCCATCAGTGGAGATACGGGGGTGATCCACGTGGTTGAGAAGGAGGAGGACCTGAACTGGGTGCTTGTTGATGGCCCACACCCACCCTACATGATATTGCTCGATGGGAACCTCTTCAACAG gAGGGTAATGCTGCAGCTGAAGGGAACCTCAAGAGTGTCAGGCCTTGCTGTGGCCATTTCCAAACCTAGCCCTCCCCAGGGATTCTCTCCTGGTTTGAAGTGCCCCAATGATGGGTTTG gTGTCTATTCCAAAGATTATGGCCCTCAGTTTGCACACTGCAATAAGACTGTGTGGAATCCTGTGGGGAGTGGGCTTTCGTATGAGGATTTTGACTTccctatttttctccttgaagaTGCCAATGAGACACAAGTTATTAAGCAG TGTTATCAAGACCATAATGTTCCTCGTGACGGATCTGGCCCCGAGTACCCTCTCTGTGCCATGCAGCTTTTTTCCCACATGCATGCTGTCACCAGCACGGTTACCTGCATGAGACGCAGCTCCCTCCAAAGCACCTTCAGCATTAATCCAG AGGTTGTATGTGATCCTCTTCTTGATTACAATGTGTGGAGCACCTTGCAACCTATCAATTCCTCTGGAAAAGTCGATCCCGAGAAGGAAGTTGTTATTGTCGCTACACGA ATTGACAGCCATTCCTTCTTCTGGAACATTGCACCTGGAGCAGAGAGTGCTGTCTCTTCTTTTGTGACCcacttggctgctgctgaagcccTTCATAAAGCATCAGATGTTCATTTGCTGCAAAGGAATATAATGTTCACCTTCTTCCAAGgg gAGACCTTTGATTATATTGGCAGCTCACGAATGGTGTATGATATGGAAAAAGACAAGTTTCCTCTCCGCTTGGACAACATTCATTCATTTGTGGAGTTGAACCAG gtgGCTCTAAGGAATGACTCAATTCTATGGATGCATACAGACCCTGTCTCTCGGATGAATGAATCTGTTGAAGTGCAG gtTAGAAACTTGCTAGATATTCTGAGTAATAGCAGCGTGGGAGCAAACGTGACTTTGCAAGAAGCTGGATATTCGCAGCCTCTTCCCCCATCTTCCTTCCAGCGCTTCCTCCGGGCCCGGCACATCCCTGGAGTGGTCCTAACTGACCACAAGACTGCCTTCCAGAACAG ATACTACCAGAGCATGTATGACACTTCAGAGAACATCCGGATGCAATATCCCAAGGGGCTTAGCCCTGAGGAGACCTTGGAGTATGTCACAGACACAGCCAAG TCCCTGGCAGAAGTTGCCACAGTGGTCGCCCGTGCTCTCTACCAGCTTGCGGGGGGAGCCAACAACACCTCTGCTATTCAGGCAGATCCAAAAACG GTGTCTCGAATGCTGTATGgatttctgattaaaatgaaCAATTCCTGGTTTCAGTCCATCATTAAACCAGACATAAAAGGAATTCTGG GTGATGTTCCCCAACATTACATCGCTGTTTCCAGCCCTGTGAACACTACCTACCTTGTACAGTATGTCCTGGCCAACCTCACAGGCACTGTTGTTAACCTCACCAAGGAAGAGTGCCTGAACCCtgaaaaaacacccaacagTGAGAAAGAA ctgtaTGAATATGCCTGGGTGCAGGGTTCTCTGGAGCCAAACTCAACATCACGAGTCCCTTACTGTGTTCGGTCAACTGTTCACCTAAGCAAAGCACTCTCTCCTGCCTTTGAGCTGAGGCAATGGGGATCTACAGAGTATTCCACGTGGACAGAGAGTCGGTGGAAAGAGATCCATGCCCGAATATTTCTGGTAGCCAGCAAGGAGCTCGAG ATAATCACTTTGGTTGTGGGCATTGCCATTCTGATCTTCTCTCTCATCGCCACGTATTTCATCAACGCCAAAGCAGATGTACTTTTTAGCATCCCACGGGACCCTGGGGCTGTGGCTTACTGA
- the NHLH1 gene encoding helix-loop-helix protein 1 has protein sequence MMLNSDQTEIDLPPTHSESESVFSDCGGGRAGSTEDAGGVGLCAQSRIAEPGEAVKKDLQHLSREERRRRRRATAKYRTAHATRERIRVEAFNMAFAELRKLLPTLPPDKKLSKIEILRLAICYISYLNHVLDV, from the coding sequence ATGATGCTCAATTCAGACCAGACAGAGATTGACCTGCCCCCGACACACTCCGAGTCCGAATCTGTCTTCAGCGACTGTGGCGGCGGCCGCGCAGGCAGCACGGAGGACGCCGGTGGCGTTGGCTTGTGCGCTCAGTCCCGGATAGCTGAGCCGGGTGAGGCTGTGAAGAAAGACCTGCAGCACCTGAGTCGGGAAGAGCGTAGGCGCCGGCGGCGTGCCACGGCCAAATACCGGACAGCCCATGCCACGCGGGAGCGCATCCGCGTTGAAGCCTTCAACATGGCCTTTGCTGAGCTGCGGAagctgctgcccaccctgccaCCAGACAAGAAGCTCTCCAAGATTGAGATTCTCCGCCTGGCCATCTGCTACATCTCCTACCTGAACCATGTGCTGGATGTCTGA